The following are encoded in a window of Sinorhizobium sojae CCBAU 05684 genomic DNA:
- a CDS encoding DNA-methyltransferase: MLLLGDCLDVIRGMDDGCIDLTVTSPPYDNLRTYNGTLNDWTPEKWKAIIAELYRVTKEGGVVVWVVGDATVKGSETGTSFRQALHATECGFRLHDTMIYEKQNPVPYHHNRYQPCFEYMFVWSKGKPESFNPIMVPSKGLVGGSKQRLADGRSVAFNSGGAVHPHKYRTSIWTYSVGSDRSGHPAVFPECLARDHILSWSNEGDTVFDPFLGSGTTGKMALVHGRKFIGIERDPIYFEIAKKRIASCPSLNGVPAGSDQ; the protein is encoded by the coding sequence ATGCTTCTGCTTGGTGACTGCCTCGACGTTATACGAGGCATGGATGACGGCTGCATAGACCTGACTGTCACGTCTCCGCCCTACGACAATCTGCGCACCTATAACGGCACGCTGAACGATTGGACGCCTGAGAAGTGGAAGGCGATCATTGCTGAACTGTACCGCGTCACCAAAGAGGGAGGCGTGGTTGTCTGGGTGGTTGGAGACGCCACGGTCAAGGGAAGCGAGACTGGCACCAGCTTTCGTCAGGCGCTCCACGCGACGGAATGCGGGTTCCGGCTGCATGACACGATGATTTATGAGAAGCAGAACCCGGTTCCTTATCATCATAACCGTTATCAGCCATGCTTCGAATATATGTTTGTATGGAGCAAGGGAAAGCCAGAATCGTTTAACCCCATCATGGTCCCTTCAAAAGGCCTTGTGGGCGGCTCAAAGCAGAGGCTAGCCGATGGGAGAAGCGTTGCATTTAATTCAGGCGGGGCGGTTCATCCGCACAAGTACCGAACAAGTATTTGGACTTATTCGGTAGGGAGCGACAGATCTGGACATCCTGCGGTATTCCCAGAATGCCTTGCGCGCGACCACATTCTAAGCTGGTCGAACGAGGGCGATACGGTCTTCGATCCGTTCCTTGGATCGGGAACGACCGGGAAGATGGCTCTGGTCCACGGTCGGAAGTTCATCGGCATCGAGCGAGATCCGATCTACTTCGAGATAGCGAAGAAGCGTATTGCCTCATGCCCAAGCCTCAATGGCGTCCCGGCTGGTTCGGACCAATGA
- a CDS encoding terminase small subunit: MPVLKNARHEKFAQALAKGKTATDAYAAAGYKGDRTAASRLSTNVNISRRVEEIQGRVAERAEWTAADRLLALKTIFDAAAEKDARVAISAIAEANKMQGSYAPAKREITGANGGPISTVDLTNVSADDLERLEALFGPLAGGPGGDDEGDTSGEG, translated from the coding sequence ATGCCCGTCCTAAAGAACGCGCGGCACGAGAAGTTCGCCCAGGCGCTCGCCAAAGGCAAGACGGCGACGGATGCATATGCGGCCGCCGGGTACAAGGGCGATCGAACCGCCGCATCGCGGTTGTCAACAAATGTCAACATCAGTCGACGTGTTGAAGAGATACAGGGCAGGGTGGCCGAGAGGGCCGAATGGACGGCCGCTGACAGGCTTTTAGCCCTCAAGACGATATTCGATGCCGCCGCAGAGAAAGACGCGCGTGTGGCCATCTCTGCCATTGCTGAAGCGAACAAGATGCAAGGCAGCTACGCGCCGGCCAAACGCGAGATCACGGGCGCCAACGGCGGCCCGATCTCAACAGTCGATCTGACCAACGTGAGTGCTGATGACCTCGAACGCCTCGAAGCTCTCTTTGGTCCGCTTGCCGGTGGACCCGGCGGCGATGATGAGGGCGATACGAGCGGAGAAGGCTAG
- the terL gene encoding phage terminase large subunit → MRAIRAEKARRAAESERERIAKDAERIRARCQSLAGFVREAWHVLEPTQKLVWNWHLDALCAHLEAITDGRINRLLANVPPGSSKSVIVSVMWQAWEWGPKGLASLRYLTTAFNDGPVKRDTRKCRDLILSEWYRSLWPEVKLNRTGETSFANTSTGTREGVPFGSLTSQRGDRLIIDDPHSTETAESPAERTATTRKFREGAQNRLNDQEASAIVVIMQRLHEEDVSGVIKKLGMDYVHLMLPMEFEPERKCVTCIGFEDPRTYDGELLDPVRFPPDVVANLKRDMGSYAFAGQYQQRPVPREGGMFKREWFAGKIISQAPAGTRWVRHWDLAATKKVTAARTAGVKLGRAPDGSFIVGHVVKTQDEGNKVRMLIKATAEVDGKSVDISLPQDPGQAGKVQAKDMVAMLAGWKVTAEPETGDKITRAEPFSSQCEAGNVYLVAGEWNEDYLDELCMFPGGSFKDQVDGSSGAFGKLINAPRSGHEVEITGLY, encoded by the coding sequence ATGAGGGCGATACGAGCGGAGAAGGCTAGGCGAGCCGCTGAATCCGAACGCGAGCGTATTGCCAAGGATGCAGAGCGTATCCGGGCGCGGTGCCAGTCGCTTGCGGGGTTCGTCCGCGAAGCCTGGCATGTGCTCGAGCCGACGCAGAAGCTGGTATGGAACTGGCATCTGGACGCGCTTTGCGCTCACCTCGAGGCGATAACCGACGGCCGGATCAATCGGCTGCTGGCAAACGTTCCGCCAGGCTCGTCTAAGTCGGTCATCGTCTCGGTCATGTGGCAGGCATGGGAGTGGGGGCCGAAGGGTCTTGCTTCCCTCCGCTACCTGACGACGGCGTTCAACGATGGCCCGGTCAAGCGCGATACCCGCAAGTGTCGCGACCTCATCCTGTCGGAGTGGTATCGCTCGCTCTGGCCGGAAGTGAAGCTGAACCGGACGGGCGAGACATCCTTCGCCAACACATCGACAGGGACGCGGGAAGGCGTTCCCTTCGGCTCCCTGACGTCACAGCGCGGCGATCGGCTGATCATCGACGACCCGCATTCGACTGAGACCGCAGAGAGCCCGGCAGAGCGCACGGCGACGACCCGCAAGTTTCGCGAGGGTGCTCAGAACCGCCTGAACGATCAGGAAGCATCCGCCATCGTGGTCATCATGCAGCGCCTGCATGAGGAAGACGTGTCGGGTGTGATCAAGAAACTCGGCATGGACTATGTCCACCTGATGCTTCCGATGGAATTCGAGCCGGAGCGCAAGTGCGTTACCTGCATCGGCTTCGAAGATCCGCGGACATATGACGGCGAGCTTCTGGACCCTGTCAGATTCCCGCCCGACGTTGTCGCCAACCTAAAGCGCGACATGGGCTCCTATGCATTCGCCGGCCAGTATCAACAGCGGCCCGTGCCCCGTGAAGGCGGCATGTTCAAGCGCGAATGGTTCGCCGGCAAGATCATCAGCCAGGCGCCGGCCGGAACGCGATGGGTCAGGCATTGGGACTTAGCCGCGACAAAGAAGGTCACCGCAGCGCGCACCGCCGGCGTGAAGCTCGGTCGCGCGCCTGATGGCTCGTTCATCGTCGGCCACGTCGTCAAGACCCAGGACGAGGGCAATAAGGTCAGGATGCTGATCAAGGCCACAGCGGAAGTGGATGGCAAGAGCGTCGATATCAGCCTCCCGCAGGATCCAGGACAGGCCGGCAAGGTGCAGGCGAAAGACATGGTCGCAATGTTGGCGGGCTGGAAGGTGACCGCCGAACCGGAAACGGGCGACAAGATCACGCGAGCCGAACCGTTCTCGAGCCAGTGCGAGGCGGGAAACGTCTATCTCGTCGCGGGTGAGTGGAATGAGGACTACCTCGACGAGCTCTGCATGTTCCCGGGCGGCTCGTTCAAAGACCAGGTCGACGGCTCGTCCGGCGCCTTCGGGAAGCTGATAAACGCACCGCGGAGCGGGCACGAAGTCGAGATAACGGGGCTTTACTGA
- a CDS encoding DUF4055 domain-containing protein has product MTDTEFDITAKHPSYDAYIDQWRMMRDAVDGEDCVKARDTVGHQKYLPMKSAMRAMSDQQAKEAAYKAYKDRAEFPEIVSPTVRGCLGLIHSKPSVYELPSSLKPLLEKATKEGLTLEGLHQRITAELLRVGRYGLLAGVAEDGAFHIAGYTTETVINWDVDETGKLYFLVLDESSQVRNPVTNKWDGREQYRECLVDTERGVFLSREWVAKVVDGKKEWLIGEWVSATIKGKDALPILPFTFIDTMDLTTEPDDIPLYGLAKLAFRAYRLDADYVTALHMTSEPTPWVSGVNKDAAPITIGASKLWVLEPEGAECGFLEFNGPGIAEQEKAIKNTLERAIIFGAQLFADNKRAAESGEALELRLGTQTSTLTMIAKASAAGLEQTLRQIAVWNSEDPKQVTVKPNLDFIDRQLTPQEIMALVSGWQSGGYSRLTLYENLQRGGVANPERTFEDESELIAGDPVLAGMTSGEGDNGNGE; this is encoded by the coding sequence ATGACCGATACCGAATTCGACATCACCGCGAAGCATCCGAGCTACGACGCCTATATCGACCAGTGGCGGATGATGCGCGATGCGGTCGACGGCGAAGACTGCGTGAAGGCGCGCGACACGGTCGGGCATCAAAAGTATCTGCCGATGAAGTCCGCGATGCGGGCGATGTCCGACCAGCAGGCGAAGGAAGCCGCATACAAGGCATACAAGGACCGGGCGGAGTTTCCGGAGATCGTTTCACCCACGGTGCGCGGCTGCCTCGGGCTCATCCATTCGAAGCCGTCGGTTTATGAACTGCCGTCCAGCCTGAAGCCGCTCTTGGAGAAGGCCACCAAAGAGGGTTTGACGCTTGAGGGGCTGCACCAGCGCATCACCGCAGAATTGCTGCGTGTGGGGCGCTATGGGCTGCTGGCGGGTGTTGCGGAAGACGGTGCATTCCACATCGCCGGCTACACCACGGAAACCGTCATCAATTGGGACGTCGACGAGACGGGAAAGCTCTACTTCCTCGTCCTCGACGAATCCTCCCAGGTCCGCAACCCGGTAACGAACAAATGGGACGGCCGCGAGCAATATCGTGAATGCCTCGTCGATACCGAGCGCGGCGTGTTCCTGTCGCGCGAATGGGTCGCGAAGGTCGTCGACGGCAAGAAGGAATGGCTCATAGGCGAGTGGGTCTCCGCCACGATCAAGGGCAAGGACGCCCTGCCGATCCTGCCGTTCACCTTCATCGACACGATGGACCTGACGACAGAGCCGGACGACATCCCTCTCTATGGCCTGGCAAAGCTCGCCTTCCGGGCCTACCGGCTTGACGCGGACTACGTCACCGCCTTGCACATGACCTCGGAGCCGACGCCTTGGGTGTCTGGCGTCAATAAGGATGCTGCGCCGATCACGATCGGAGCTTCGAAGCTTTGGGTGCTTGAGCCGGAAGGGGCTGAGTGCGGCTTTCTCGAATTCAACGGCCCTGGCATCGCGGAGCAGGAAAAAGCGATCAAAAACACGCTCGAGCGGGCCATTATCTTCGGAGCTCAGCTTTTCGCGGACAATAAGCGGGCGGCGGAATCGGGCGAGGCATTGGAACTCCGCCTTGGCACGCAGACGTCGACGCTCACCATGATCGCCAAGGCATCGGCCGCCGGTCTCGAGCAGACACTGCGCCAGATCGCAGTGTGGAATAGCGAAGATCCTAAACAGGTCACTGTCAAGCCCAACCTCGACTTCATCGATCGGCAACTGACGCCGCAGGAGATCATGGCGCTTGTCTCCGGCTGGCAGTCGGGCGGCTACTCGCGCCTGACGCTTTACGAGAACCTGCAGCGCGGCGGTGTCGCCAACCCGGAACGCACATTCGAAGACGAAAGCGAACTGATTGCCGGCGATCCGGTGCTTGCCGGTATGACGTCGGGTGAGGGCGACAATGGCAACGGCGAATGA
- a CDS encoding minor capsid protein yields MATANEEALDASVRHQIGILRYSSSVVRKVVSLLNKVDDRLVNEIARRGVGDQGFTQRRLELLLDSVRAIIAEAYGKATTALNDELKDLSTYERDFQLNMLGRSIPVRFDFIKPTSAQLYAAVTARPFNGLLLRDWYKDLEAGAYRRLRDSIRMGYVEGRTTDQIVRDIRGTRAQRYKDGILEISRRGAEATVRTAINHTATVARNETYKANSDVIKGVVWVATLDHRTTAVCRGRDGKVYPLDSGPRPPAHINCRSSTAPVLKSWKEMGINLKEAPEGTRASMDGQVPASMTYSDWLRKQPKEVQDDILGVAKAKLFRSGGLTLDRFVDAKGHEYTLAELAKRESEAFAKAGIDR; encoded by the coding sequence ATGGCAACGGCGAATGAGGAAGCCTTAGACGCCTCGGTGCGTCACCAGATCGGCATCCTGCGGTATTCCTCGTCGGTCGTCCGCAAGGTCGTCTCGCTGCTGAATAAGGTCGACGACCGGCTCGTCAATGAAATCGCCAGGCGCGGGGTAGGGGATCAGGGTTTTACCCAGCGCCGCCTGGAACTGCTGTTGGACTCGGTGCGCGCCATCATAGCCGAAGCCTATGGCAAGGCCACCACGGCGCTGAATGACGAACTGAAAGACCTGTCGACCTACGAGCGCGACTTTCAATTGAACATGCTCGGTCGATCTATCCCGGTTCGCTTCGACTTCATCAAGCCGACCAGCGCACAGCTTTATGCAGCGGTGACGGCCCGCCCATTCAACGGCCTGCTGCTGCGGGACTGGTACAAGGATCTTGAGGCCGGCGCCTACCGCCGCCTTCGGGACTCAATCCGCATGGGCTATGTCGAAGGCCGGACGACGGATCAGATCGTCAGGGACATTCGCGGCACCAGGGCGCAGCGATACAAGGACGGCATTCTCGAAATCTCCCGCAGGGGAGCCGAGGCCACCGTCCGCACGGCGATCAACCACACCGCCACCGTTGCCCGCAACGAGACGTACAAGGCGAACAGCGACGTCATCAAAGGCGTCGTCTGGGTGGCGACTCTCGATCATCGTACGACTGCGGTCTGTCGCGGTCGTGACGGCAAGGTCTATCCGCTCGACAGCGGACCCCGGCCGCCGGCGCATATCAACTGCCGCTCCTCGACGGCCCCTGTGCTGAAGTCGTGGAAGGAAATGGGCATCAACCTCAAGGAAGCGCCGGAAGGCACGAGAGCGTCAATGGACGGTCAAGTCCCGGCGTCGATGACCTATTCGGATTGGCTGAGAAAGCAGCCGAAAGAGGTACAGGACGACATTCTCGGGGTTGCCAAGGCGAAACTGTTCCGCAGCGGCGGCTTGACCCTCGACAGGTTTGTTGACGCCAAAGGCCACGAGTATACATTAGCGGAACTCGCCAAGCGCGAGAGCGAGGCTTTTGCAAAGGCTGGCATTGACCGATAA
- a CDS encoding FkbM family methyltransferase, translating to MSVLPLPTGYRLERGLLWPADDRDCAAVVFDTVPDMDHALKHCRKFDLAVQAGGNMGVWALSLAQDFKRVVTFEPDPVNFRALVHNTSTAKNILALPCALGSKGGTWCDLEREAGNAGAHQVKLGDVAPVVTLDDLNLPALDLLYLDIEGFEMMALMGGLSTIVKFKPVIAIEDKGLSERYGYKQNQAEKFLASHGYEVVARPHRDVVMVCGR from the coding sequence ATGAGTGTTCTGCCTTTGCCCACCGGCTACCGGCTGGAGCGCGGCTTGCTCTGGCCTGCCGATGACCGGGACTGCGCGGCCGTCGTGTTCGACACCGTGCCCGACATGGACCATGCGCTCAAGCACTGCCGGAAGTTCGATCTCGCAGTGCAGGCCGGCGGCAACATGGGCGTCTGGGCTCTGTCGCTTGCCCAGGATTTTAAGCGGGTAGTGACGTTTGAACCGGATCCGGTCAACTTCCGGGCGCTCGTCCACAACACCTCGACGGCAAAGAACATCCTGGCGCTGCCCTGCGCTCTCGGTTCGAAGGGCGGCACATGGTGCGATCTGGAGCGGGAAGCGGGCAATGCCGGCGCCCATCAGGTCAAACTCGGCGATGTCGCCCCGGTCGTCACGCTCGACGATCTGAACCTGCCGGCGCTGGATCTGCTCTATCTCGATATCGAGGGCTTCGAGATGATGGCCTTGATGGGCGGTCTCTCCACCATCGTCAAGTTCAAGCCGGTCATTGCGATCGAGGACAAGGGCCTCTCCGAGCGCTACGGCTACAAGCAGAACCAGGCGGAGAAGTTCCTTGCCTCGCACGGCTATGAGGTCGTGGCGCGGCCGCACCGCGACGTGGTGATGGTATGCGGGCGGTAG
- a CDS encoding P22 phage major capsid protein family protein produces the protein MANTLTNLIPDLYEALDVVSRELTGFIPAVSRNSSIERAALNETVRIPVTPSASSADNTAGVNAPDTGDQTIDNVSVSITKSKHVAVRWNGEETKGLQNAGTFSSIQAQRFYQGMRTLVNEIETDLWTEAYQSSSRAYGTAGTTPFGTAADMSDFAGVMRILEENGAPKTDLQLVLGHAAVANLRGKQSGLFKVNEAGSADMLRNGMTDRVMGMALRHSDAVSLHTKGTGASYLLNDASSAVGDTTIAADGGSGTILAGDIVTFAGTTDKYVVNTALSSGSFVIGKPGLVAAETDNDAITVGNNYTANVAFDRSAIVLATRAPAMPNGGDMADDAMMLVDDRTGLAFEIAVYRQFLQVVYHVRLAWGFKVIKEAHVATLLG, from the coding sequence GTGGCCAATACGCTTACCAACCTGATTCCGGACCTCTACGAGGCTCTGGATGTCGTTTCCCGCGAACTGACCGGCTTCATCCCGGCGGTTTCCCGCAACTCCTCGATCGAGCGCGCGGCTCTCAACGAGACCGTTCGTATCCCGGTCACCCCGTCCGCGTCGTCCGCCGACAACACCGCTGGCGTCAACGCCCCGGATACCGGCGACCAGACGATCGATAACGTCTCCGTGTCGATCACGAAGTCCAAGCACGTTGCGGTGCGCTGGAACGGCGAAGAGACTAAGGGCCTGCAGAACGCCGGCACCTTCTCCAGCATCCAGGCGCAGCGCTTCTACCAGGGCATGCGCACGCTGGTGAACGAGATCGAAACCGATCTCTGGACGGAAGCCTATCAGAGCTCGTCCCGCGCCTACGGTACGGCCGGCACGACTCCGTTCGGCACCGCCGCCGACATGTCCGACTTCGCGGGCGTCATGCGCATCCTCGAAGAGAACGGCGCCCCGAAGACCGACCTGCAGCTTGTCCTCGGTCATGCTGCGGTTGCCAACCTCCGCGGCAAGCAGTCCGGCCTCTTCAAGGTCAACGAAGCCGGTTCCGCCGACATGCTCCGCAACGGCATGACCGACCGCGTCATGGGCATGGCTCTCCGCCATTCCGACGCTGTTAGCCTGCACACCAAGGGCACGGGCGCAAGCTACCTGCTCAACGATGCGTCCTCGGCAGTCGGCGACACCACGATCGCAGCTGACGGCGGCTCCGGCACGATCCTGGCCGGCGACATCGTGACCTTCGCGGGCACGACCGACAAGTACGTGGTCAACACGGCCCTGTCGTCCGGCTCCTTCGTCATCGGCAAGCCCGGTCTTGTCGCTGCCGAAACCGACAACGACGCGATCACTGTTGGCAACAACTACACCGCCAACGTCGCCTTCGACCGCTCGGCTATCGTCCTTGCCACCCGCGCTCCGGCTATGCCGAACGGCGGTGACATGGCCGATGACGCGATGATGCTTGTCGACGACCGTACCGGTCTCGCCTTCGAAATCGCCGTCTATCGCCAGTTCCTGCAGGTCGTCTACCACGTCCGCCTGGCTTGGGGCTTCAAGGTCATCAAGGAAGCGCACGTCGCTACCCTGCTCGGCTAA
- a CDS encoding DnaT-like ssDNA-binding protein, with product MAIDVTAGSATAVAYGSAAEAATYFTARGISTWTGTEGDKEEALIRGCDYLERLYAGRWVGVKTSSTQALAWPRAYVNDLDGYPIASDAIPTAIKRANFEAALLILTGTDLEPVLTRGNAIKRKKVKAGPAEVETEYDGGAPTRSTVTSIDGLLTGFITNSNGIDLLRA from the coding sequence ATGGCCATTGACGTTACAGCCGGCTCCGCAACCGCCGTTGCCTATGGCTCTGCTGCTGAAGCCGCCACCTATTTCACGGCCCGCGGCATTTCCACATGGACGGGCACAGAAGGCGATAAAGAGGAAGCCCTCATCCGAGGCTGCGATTACCTTGAACGCCTCTATGCGGGCCGCTGGGTGGGCGTGAAGACGTCTTCGACACAGGCGCTCGCCTGGCCTCGGGCCTATGTCAACGATCTCGATGGCTATCCGATAGCATCGGACGCGATCCCGACCGCGATCAAACGCGCCAACTTCGAAGCGGCGTTGCTGATCCTGACCGGAACCGACCTCGAGCCCGTGCTCACCCGCGGCAATGCCATCAAACGCAAGAAGGTGAAGGCCGGACCTGCCGAAGTCGAGACCGAATATGACGGCGGCGCACCGACGCGCTCGACGGTCACCTCGATCGATGGGCTGCTGACCGGCTTCATCACCAACAGCAACGGCATCGACCTTCTGAGGGCCTGA
- a CDS encoding HK97 gp10 family phage protein, with amino-acid sequence MAQKAMDFALSLQALGEELTDDAVQQVVQKVALQALRGVVMKSPVDTGRFRGNWTVSVDAKDTSITDATDKGGGETIAKGAALIAALPPYRTVWISNNLPYARRLETGWSKQAPAGVVALTIAEIESQFR; translated from the coding sequence ATGGCGCAGAAGGCTATGGACTTCGCCTTGAGCCTCCAGGCGCTCGGTGAGGAACTGACCGACGACGCCGTTCAGCAGGTCGTGCAGAAGGTCGCGCTGCAGGCGTTGCGCGGCGTCGTGATGAAGAGCCCGGTCGACACTGGACGCTTCCGCGGCAACTGGACGGTCTCGGTCGACGCCAAAGACACATCGATCACGGATGCGACCGACAAGGGCGGGGGAGAGACCATCGCCAAGGGTGCGGCGCTGATTGCCGCCCTGCCGCCTTATCGCACCGTCTGGATATCCAACAATCTGCCCTATGCGCGCCGCCTGGAAACGGGCTGGTCGAAGCAGGCGCCTGCCGGCGTCGTCGCCCTGACCATTGCTGAAATCGAGAGCCAATTCAGATGA
- a CDS encoding phage tail tube protein, with translation MTIADTSGTRLAFVTESTEGTTPSSPTFQVLRFTGESLVGEKQTVSSNEIRSDGNVPDVTKVGKMVSGGFDFELTYATLDSLLESALLGTWSSNVLKNGRDRHAFTFEKTFETGATDVFRRYAGCLINTTTLNFQAKQIVTGNMSLIGRSYSAAAAALSGATYTAANTKAVMNCSSDFASLTIGSVSPALQVRSIRLNLNNNLRAQDKIGSDDLAGVGLGQHVVTGSIEAYLENKAVLDLLDNHTSSSLSFTVGSVSGEKYTINLPKLYMTAGDAQTPGNNQDVMVNMDFQAIYDTSGSPANNASIIITRAVS, from the coding sequence ATGACCATTGCAGATACCTCGGGCACCCGCCTTGCCTTCGTCACGGAGTCGACGGAAGGCACGACTCCTTCCTCCCCCACCTTCCAGGTTCTCCGCTTCACCGGCGAATCCCTCGTCGGCGAAAAGCAGACGGTCTCGTCGAACGAAATCCGCTCCGACGGCAACGTGCCGGACGTCACCAAAGTCGGCAAGATGGTCTCGGGCGGCTTTGACTTCGAGCTGACCTATGCCACCCTCGACAGTCTGCTCGAAAGTGCGCTGCTCGGCACCTGGTCTTCGAACGTCCTGAAGAACGGCCGCGACCGGCACGCCTTCACCTTCGAAAAGACCTTCGAGACCGGCGCGACCGACGTCTTCCGCCGCTATGCCGGCTGCCTCATCAACACCACGACGCTGAATTTCCAGGCGAAGCAGATCGTCACCGGCAACATGTCCCTGATTGGCCGGTCCTATTCGGCGGCTGCCGCGGCACTCTCCGGCGCCACCTATACCGCCGCCAACACCAAGGCGGTGATGAACTGCTCTTCCGACTTCGCCTCGCTGACGATCGGTTCCGTCTCCCCGGCGCTGCAGGTCCGCTCCATCCGCCTCAACCTCAACAACAACCTGCGGGCTCAGGACAAGATAGGTTCCGATGATCTGGCCGGCGTCGGCCTCGGTCAGCACGTCGTCACCGGCTCGATCGAGGCATACCTCGAGAACAAGGCGGTCCTCGACCTGCTCGACAACCACACGAGTTCGTCGCTGTCCTTCACGGTCGGCTCGGTCTCGGGTGAGAAGTACACGATCAACCTGCCGAAGCTCTACATGACCGCAGGCGACGCGCAGACCCCCGGCAACAACCAGGACGTCATGGTCAACATGGACTTCCAAGCGATCTATGACACCTCGGGCTCGCCGGCCAACAACGCCAGCATCATCATCACGCGGGCCGTCTCCTAA
- a CDS encoding phage tail assembly chaperone encodes MPDQGNAFFWKAFQTLSKARRPAFDGVSDILIADILAYADLVGVRDLDLRGQLCRIVVAMDEAALEWARARKPQPK; translated from the coding sequence TTGCCGGATCAGGGCAACGCATTCTTCTGGAAAGCCTTCCAGACGCTCAGCAAGGCCCGCAGGCCGGCTTTTGACGGTGTCTCCGATATCCTGATTGCCGACATTCTCGCCTATGCCGATCTGGTCGGGGTCCGTGACCTCGATCTTCGGGGGCAACTCTGCCGGATCGTCGTCGCGATGGACGAGGCGGCTCTCGAATGGGCTCGCGCCCGCAAACCACAACCGAAATAA